Proteins encoded in a region of the Mesoflavibacter profundi genome:
- the rfbB gene encoding dTDP-glucose 4,6-dehydratase has protein sequence MKNRSVLVTGGAGFIGSNFIPYFLENNPTTKVVNLDKLTYAGELSNLKEVENNPNYSFVKGDICDRSLVQSLFDKYQFDGVIHFAAESHVDNSINNPSAFVDTNISGTFNLIDVAKSNWMEAPFKYKDGCENNRFHHISTDEVYGSLGETGLFTENTPYAPNSPYSASKASSDFIIRSYFHTYGMNVVTTNCSNNYGPKQHDEKLIPTIIRKAISGENIPIYGDGTNVRDWLYVLDHCKGIDLVFKTGKAGETYNIGGRNERNNLYIVNTICSILDEIKPADKSYKDQITFVTDRPGHDFRYAIDASKVENELGWKADENFETGIKKTIDWYLKKYTD, from the coding sequence ATGAAGAATAGATCGGTACTTGTAACTGGAGGCGCAGGATTTATAGGATCTAATTTCATCCCATATTTTCTTGAAAATAATCCAACAACTAAAGTTGTAAATTTAGATAAGCTCACCTATGCAGGAGAGCTTTCTAATTTAAAAGAAGTAGAAAATAACCCGAATTATAGCTTTGTAAAAGGCGATATTTGTGATAGAAGTTTAGTTCAATCATTATTTGATAAATATCAATTTGATGGCGTTATACATTTTGCTGCAGAGTCTCATGTTGATAATTCAATTAATAACCCAAGTGCATTTGTAGATACTAATATTTCAGGAACCTTTAATTTGATAGATGTAGCAAAATCCAATTGGATGGAAGCACCATTTAAATACAAAGACGGTTGCGAAAACAACAGGTTTCATCATATATCTACAGATGAGGTTTATGGTTCCTTAGGAGAAACAGGATTGTTTACAGAAAACACGCCTTATGCACCAAATAGTCCGTATAGTGCATCTAAAGCATCTTCAGATTTTATCATTAGAAGCTATTTTCACACCTATGGGATGAATGTCGTTACCACAAATTGTTCTAACAATTATGGACCAAAACAGCATGACGAGAAGCTAATACCAACAATCATCAGAAAAGCTATTTCAGGAGAAAATATTCCTATTTATGGTGATGGAACAAATGTTAGAGATTGGTTATATGTCTTAGATCACTGTAAAGGTATAGACCTAGTTTTTAAAACAGGAAAAGCTGGAGAAACTTACAATATTGGAGGTAGAAATGAAAGAAATAATCTGTACATTGTAAACACTATCTGTTCAATTTTAGATGAAATAAAGCCTGCAGACAAATCATATAAAGATCAAATAACTTTTGTAACAGACAGACCAGGTCATGATTTTAGATACGCAATAGATGCTTCTAAAGTTGAAAACGAATTAGGTTGGAAAGCAGACGAAAACTTTGAAACAGGCATAAAAAAAACCATAGATTGGTACCTAAAAAAATATACTGATTAA
- a CDS encoding DUF6909 family protein, which translates to MSKRKPHERTRAQESSSAIERMYITMRHLFNRGFYKPMGVSGETLREALLVLRPEIYGSISEEKAELEGLLYVIDRLPHGIEECRFINLTSDEGYKDSHFEAIIPPKRRRNCYRIDDEQMNIEITRGRSEIYDILTHLTFMFVESHKISKRVLIDENGATTRDWQKLEQAVLQTKKLTQKEREIAITHTANILGRTFRELTTVYNTFALPNKPERLLHIVYWLGKLAIEEVVNNNKRTVTFSPVLRERLGHHLHGDIWANTIKDTLQKHGLLERPIHIISANLHSVMNTLFAPIALKTEVSKKDIFKVYESLSQSQNASLRNKVSQKALQQGMIYIKDESGTNIDVQIFDTSKIDLLKTDLNLPKPTKNTEAPVLFVMDYAFGEQAYETIDEFLKPYHTDTGKIHLNIESVSIMGKAGILEGGKGDIMIPSAHIFEGTADNYPFTNELSKTDLEGQGVDVYEGSMITVLGTSLQNKDILKFFYNSTWNVIGLEMEGAHYQKAIQAASKVRRSINPDVKVRYAYYASDNPLETGSTLASGGLGTSGVKPTYLITRKILQQIFA; encoded by the coding sequence ATGAGTAAAAGAAAACCACATGAAAGAACTAGAGCTCAAGAAAGTTCTAGCGCAATTGAACGCATGTATATTACAATGCGTCACTTGTTTAATCGTGGGTTTTATAAACCAATGGGCGTATCTGGAGAAACCTTAAGAGAAGCATTATTGGTATTAAGACCAGAAATTTATGGTTCAATCTCAGAAGAAAAAGCAGAATTAGAAGGATTACTTTACGTTATAGATCGATTACCACATGGTATAGAAGAATGTAGGTTTATTAACTTAACCAGTGATGAAGGTTATAAAGATTCTCATTTCGAAGCTATAATTCCACCAAAAAGAAGAAGAAACTGCTATCGTATAGACGATGAGCAAATGAATATTGAAATTACCAGAGGAAGATCTGAGATTTACGATATTTTAACCCATTTAACCTTCATGTTTGTAGAGTCTCATAAAATAAGTAAACGTGTACTTATAGATGAAAATGGAGCTACAACAAGAGATTGGCAAAAATTAGAACAAGCTGTTTTACAAACAAAAAAATTAACTCAAAAAGAGCGCGAAATAGCAATAACGCATACTGCAAATATATTAGGTCGTACTTTTAGAGAGTTAACTACAGTTTATAACACCTTTGCATTACCAAACAAACCAGAACGTTTGTTACACATAGTTTATTGGTTAGGTAAATTAGCAATAGAAGAAGTTGTAAATAACAATAAACGTACTGTGACTTTTAGTCCAGTTTTAAGAGAACGATTAGGACATCATTTACATGGTGATATTTGGGCTAATACAATTAAAGACACCTTACAAAAACACGGACTTTTAGAAAGACCAATACACATAATTAGTGCCAATTTACATAGCGTTATGAATACGTTATTTGCGCCTATAGCATTAAAGACAGAAGTAAGTAAAAAAGACATCTTTAAGGTTTATGAAAGCTTAAGTCAAAGTCAAAATGCAAGCTTACGCAATAAAGTAAGTCAAAAGGCGTTACAGCAAGGAATGATATATATTAAAGATGAATCTGGAACCAATATAGATGTTCAAATATTTGATACATCAAAAATAGATTTATTAAAAACAGATTTAAACTTGCCAAAACCAACTAAAAATACAGAAGCACCTGTTCTATTCGTTATGGATTACGCGTTTGGAGAGCAAGCTTATGAGACTATAGATGAATTTTTAAAACCTTACCATACAGATACAGGTAAAATTCATCTAAACATAGAGTCTGTTTCAATAATGGGTAAAGCAGGAATTTTAGAAGGTGGTAAAGGAGACATCATGATTCCATCTGCACATATATTTGAAGGTACAGCAGATAACTATCCATTTACAAACGAGTTAAGTAAAACAGATTTAGAAGGACAAGGCGTAGATGTTTATGAAGGCTCTATGATTACAGTTCTTGGTACATCACTTCAAAATAAAGATATATTAAAGTTTTTCTATAATTCAACTTGGAATGTTATTGGATTAGAAATGGAAGGTGCGCATTATCAAAAAGCAATTCAAGCAGCTTCAAAAGTAAGAAGAAGTATAAACCCAGATGTAAAAGTTAGATATGCCTATTATGCAAGTGATAACCCATTAGAAACAGGTAGTACACTTGCTTCTGGAGGATTAGGAACATCAGGAGTTAAACCAACATATTTAATAACAAGAAAGATATTACAACAAATATTCGCTTAA
- a CDS encoding GH3 auxin-responsive promoter family protein encodes MSVIKSILAKAFARRVHSKVQKWANNPLVTQEKVFKHLISEATSTKFGKDHDFISINTYQDFVKRVPIRDYEQLKPYVDLVVAGEENILWKGKPLYFAKTSGTTSGAKYIPLTKESMPTHVKAARNAILLYIHQTGNADFVNGKMIFLQGSPILKEKNGIQLGRLSGIVAHYVPKYLQKNRMPSWETNCIEDWETKVDAIVDETLLENMTVISGIPSWVQMYFEKLQQKTGKKVGDVFKNFNLFIFGGVNYEPYRAKFENLIGRKVDSIELYPASEGFFAFQDKQEEKGMLLQLDSGMFYEFVKADDFFNKNPKRITLKDVEVGVNYVMIISTTAGLWAYNIGDTIQFTSTKPYRVIVSGRIKHFISAFGEHVIGKEVEQAIKDATADTSIRINEFTVAPQINPDSGLPYHEWFIEFENEPENVSDFVKKIDNSLQQQNSYYFDLIEGKVLQPLKITKIEKNGFQNYMKSIGKLGGQNKIPRLSNDRKIADALNPFLLGK; translated from the coding sequence ATGTCTGTTATAAAATCCATATTAGCAAAAGCATTTGCTAGACGTGTACATAGTAAAGTCCAAAAATGGGCTAATAATCCACTTGTAACACAAGAAAAAGTTTTTAAACATTTAATATCTGAAGCAACAAGTACCAAATTTGGTAAAGACCACGATTTTATAAGTATAAATACATATCAAGATTTTGTAAAACGTGTTCCAATAAGAGATTATGAACAACTTAAACCTTACGTAGATTTAGTAGTTGCAGGTGAAGAAAATATACTATGGAAAGGCAAACCATTATACTTTGCAAAAACTTCAGGAACAACATCTGGCGCAAAATACATTCCGCTTACTAAAGAAAGTATGCCAACACATGTAAAAGCAGCTAGAAATGCCATTTTATTATACATACATCAAACAGGTAATGCAGATTTTGTAAATGGTAAAATGATTTTTTTACAAGGTAGCCCAATTTTGAAAGAAAAAAACGGAATACAATTAGGTAGATTATCGGGTATTGTAGCGCATTATGTACCAAAATATCTTCAAAAAAACCGAATGCCATCATGGGAAACCAATTGCATTGAAGATTGGGAAACCAAAGTAGATGCTATTGTAGATGAAACCTTGCTAGAAAACATGACTGTTATTTCCGGTATACCATCATGGGTACAAATGTATTTTGAAAAACTGCAGCAAAAAACAGGAAAAAAGGTTGGAGATGTATTTAAAAATTTCAATCTATTCATTTTTGGTGGTGTAAATTACGAGCCGTATCGTGCTAAATTTGAAAACCTTATTGGTAGAAAAGTAGATAGTATAGAGTTGTATCCTGCAAGTGAAGGTTTTTTTGCATTTCAAGATAAACAAGAAGAAAAAGGTATGCTACTGCAATTAGATTCAGGCATGTTTTATGAGTTTGTAAAAGCAGACGATTTTTTCAATAAAAACCCTAAAAGAATCACTTTAAAAGATGTTGAGGTTGGTGTAAATTACGTTATGATTATATCGACAACAGCAGGACTTTGGGCGTACAATATTGGCGATACTATTCAATTTACAAGTACAAAACCATACAGAGTCATTGTTTCCGGTAGGATAAAACATTTCATATCTGCATTTGGAGAGCATGTTATTGGTAAAGAAGTAGAACAAGCTATAAAAGATGCAACAGCAGATACATCAATTAGAATTAATGAATTTACTGTTGCTCCGCAAATAAATCCAGATTCAGGATTACCCTATCATGAATGGTTTATAGAATTTGAAAATGAGCCAGAAAATGTTTCAGATTTTGTAAAAAAAATAGACAATTCTTTACAACAACAAAATAGCTATTACTTCGATTTAATTGAAGGTAAAGTGCTTCAGCCTTTAAAAATTACTAAAATTGAAAAAAACGGATTTCAAAATTATATGAAATCTATAGGCAAATTAGGCGGTCAAAATAAAATACCAAGATTGTCCAATGATCGCAAAATAGCAGACGCTTTAAATCCCTTTTTATTAGGTAAATAA
- a CDS encoding M23 family metallopeptidase, whose product MAKSEKKSKKIKKKLLHKYRLVILNEDTFEERLSLNLNRLNVFVLGTLSAIFLIAFTTLLIAFTPLKEYIPGYSSTALKKKAIALSFKTDSLQRVIDFNEKYFASIKQVLQGEVSVADFDKDSIIEAVRQEASEVDLSPIKEDSILRDKVDKEDKYSLFETATSKANFVFFPPVNGVISEPYNVKTKHYAVDIVVEENTPIKAAADGTVIFAEWTAQTGHVIIIEHSFGLISVYKHNASLTKTQGDLVKSGEVIATAGNTGELTTGPHLHFELWSDGYPVNPTNFIDFK is encoded by the coding sequence ATGGCAAAAAGCGAAAAAAAATCTAAGAAAATTAAGAAGAAACTACTTCATAAGTATAGATTAGTAATCCTAAACGAAGATACTTTTGAAGAGCGATTATCATTAAATTTAAATAGACTTAATGTCTTTGTTTTAGGTACACTTTCTGCTATATTTTTAATAGCATTCACAACACTATTAATAGCATTTACACCTTTAAAAGAATATATTCCGGGATATTCGTCTACAGCTTTAAAGAAAAAAGCAATAGCACTAAGTTTTAAAACAGATTCTTTACAACGCGTAATAGATTTTAACGAAAAGTATTTTGCATCCATTAAACAAGTACTGCAAGGCGAGGTAAGTGTAGCAGATTTTGACAAAGATTCTATTATAGAAGCAGTAAGACAAGAAGCTAGTGAAGTAGACTTATCACCAATAAAAGAAGATTCAATTTTAAGAGATAAAGTAGATAAAGAAGACAAATACAGCTTATTTGAAACCGCAACATCAAAAGCTAATTTTGTGTTTTTTCCACCAGTAAACGGTGTAATTAGCGAACCATATAATGTAAAAACAAAACATTATGCTGTAGATATTGTAGTAGAAGAAAATACGCCAATAAAAGCAGCAGCAGATGGAACAGTGATATTTGCAGAGTGGACAGCTCAAACAGGTCATGTCATCATAATAGAACATAGCTTTGGGTTAATTTCTGTGTATAAACACAACGCATCTTTAACCAAAACACAAGGTGATTTAGTAAAATCTGGAGAAGTCATAGCAACAGCTGGTAATACAGGAGAATTAACTACTGGACCGCATTTACATTTCGAGCTTTGGAGCGATGGTTATCCAGTAAACCCAACTAATTTTATAGACTTTAAGTAA
- the tatA gene encoding twin-arginine translocase TatA/TatE family subunit, giving the protein MIANSIFLGVPGVPQIILIVVVILLIFGGKKIPELMRGLGSGIKEFKDASKEDPKEENK; this is encoded by the coding sequence ATGATAGCTAACAGTATATTTTTAGGTGTTCCAGGTGTACCACAAATTATATTAATTGTAGTAGTAATATTATTAATTTTTGGAGGTAAAAAAATACCAGAATTAATGCGTGGTTTAGGAAGCGGTATAAAAGAATTTAAAGACGCTAGCAAAGAAGATCCTAAAGAAGAAAATAAATAA
- a CDS encoding DUF4837 family protein: MKKIILLAALVFVAFACNNKEKGNQRYIPDSSGNLNNLSVVIDSDLWKGKVGDAIRDVVTANVPGLPQNEPMFDINQIPPQVFKDFATKNRTVLKIAKGKDAGLKIANNVYAKPQKVVYITGQNNNQILEILNANKDKIISAFKTQEINWRQSQISKSVLNTGDLEKNLGITINFPSIYRMAKQEKNFYWIRKNLSTGTNNVMIYTLPFDSIDTNADIIEQAVKFRDSIGKKYIPGPLDNTYMKTEEAYSPFLFTTTIDDKPAFEVRSTWDIEGTFNAGPFVNYMIEDKANNRYVVAEGFTFAPSVNKRDFVMELEAIINSIKFK, translated from the coding sequence ATGAAAAAAATAATTTTACTTGCAGCACTAGTGTTTGTAGCATTTGCTTGTAATAACAAAGAAAAAGGTAATCAAAGATACATTCCAGACTCTTCAGGAAATTTAAACAATCTTTCTGTAGTTATAGATAGTGATTTATGGAAAGGAAAAGTTGGTGACGCTATTAGAGACGTTGTAACTGCAAATGTTCCAGGTTTACCGCAAAACGAACCAATGTTTGATATTAATCAAATACCGCCACAAGTATTTAAAGATTTTGCAACTAAAAATAGAACAGTTTTAAAAATAGCAAAAGGCAAAGATGCTGGATTAAAAATAGCTAACAACGTTTATGCAAAACCGCAAAAAGTAGTCTACATTACAGGACAAAATAATAACCAGATTTTAGAGATTTTAAATGCAAATAAAGACAAAATAATTTCTGCTTTTAAAACTCAGGAAATTAATTGGAGACAAAGCCAAATAAGTAAATCGGTATTAAACACAGGAGATTTAGAAAAAAACTTAGGCATAACAATTAACTTTCCTTCGATTTATAGAATGGCTAAACAAGAGAAAAACTTTTATTGGATAAGAAAAAATCTAAGTACAGGAACCAATAATGTTATGATCTACACACTACCTTTTGACTCTATAGATACCAATGCAGATATTATAGAGCAAGCTGTAAAATTTAGGGATAGTATAGGTAAAAAATATATTCCTGGTCCATTAGATAATACTTACATGAAAACAGAAGAAGCCTATTCACCGTTTTTATTTACAACAACAATAGATGATAAGCCAGCTTTTGAAGTAAGAAGTACTTGGGACATAGAAGGTACTTTTAACGCAGGACCATTTGTTAATTATATGATTGAAGATAAGGCAAATAATAGATATGTTGTTGCCGAAGGATTTACATTTGCACCATCTGTTAATAAGCGTGATTTTGTGATGGAGTTAGAAGCAATTATAAACTCTATAAAATTTAAATAA
- a CDS encoding lytic transglycosylase domain-containing protein: MLKNNSNIIVLLFSLFSGYIFAQDTLQETIRLRQDQLVSGESYEIDTIIDGQTYFKKTIKAVSGTIPEQLLDNDYAAQIDKKWLEELYSNTLFDTIYRDVTDLKYTAVYYPELPTDTLKARLKRLNAKTPFNVEYNPSLENVIKSFLKNRHQSFERLMGLSNYYFPMFEREFDNYDIPLEMKYLAIVESALKPRAKSRVGATGLWQFMFATGKQYGLDVSSYVDERSDPIKSTEAAAKYLAKLYELFGDWDLALAAYNSGPGNVSKAIRRSGGYQNYWNIRPHLPRETAGYVPAFLATMYIFEYAKEHGFVQHRPEFNYIDTDTIHVKQMITLDQVSEFTGVKIETLQFLNPSYKLDIIPFIKDENYTLRLPRHVVGAFVNNEDQMYAYAKAEFDKREKPLPQFFESDTKTRYRVKQGDYLGKIARKFGVRVSQIKQWNGLRSNNLKIGQRLTIYPRNGASIQKVNASSSSSSGNNSYKGKTYIVQKGDSLWSISQKFSGISVQNIKDWNGISGTNLKPGMTLKLSKS, encoded by the coding sequence ATGTTAAAAAACAATTCCAATATAATCGTATTATTATTTTCACTTTTTAGTGGTTATATCTTTGCTCAAGATACGTTACAAGAGACAATAAGACTGCGTCAAGACCAATTAGTCTCTGGAGAAAGCTATGAAATAGATACAATTATAGATGGACAAACATATTTTAAAAAAACAATAAAAGCTGTTTCTGGTACTATTCCAGAACAGCTTTTAGATAACGATTATGCGGCGCAAATAGATAAAAAATGGTTAGAAGAGCTTTATAGCAACACACTTTTTGATACGATTTATAGAGATGTAACAGATTTAAAATACACTGCTGTTTATTATCCAGAATTGCCAACAGATACTTTAAAAGCAAGATTAAAACGGCTTAATGCAAAAACACCTTTTAATGTAGAATACAATCCGTCGTTAGAAAATGTAATTAAATCGTTTTTAAAAAATAGACATCAATCTTTTGAACGGTTAATGGGATTAAGCAATTATTATTTTCCAATGTTTGAACGCGAGTTTGACAATTACGATATTCCGTTAGAGATGAAATACCTTGCAATTGTAGAATCTGCCTTAAAACCAAGAGCAAAATCTAGAGTAGGAGCAACAGGACTTTGGCAATTTATGTTTGCTACAGGTAAACAATATGGTTTGGATGTAAGTAGTTATGTAGACGAAAGAAGTGATCCTATAAAATCTACTGAAGCAGCAGCAAAATACTTAGCAAAATTATATGAGTTATTTGGCGATTGGGATTTAGCTTTGGCAGCATATAACTCTGGACCAGGTAACGTTAGCAAAGCTATAAGACGTTCTGGAGGATATCAAAACTATTGGAATATTCGTCCACATCTTCCACGTGAAACAGCAGGTTATGTGCCAGCATTTTTAGCGACAATGTATATTTTTGAATATGCAAAAGAACATGGTTTTGTACAACATAGACCAGAATTTAATTACATAGATACAGATACAATACATGTAAAACAAATGATTACATTAGACCAAGTATCTGAGTTTACTGGTGTAAAAATAGAAACCTTACAGTTTTTAAATCCCTCTTATAAGTTAGATATAATTCCATTTATAAAAGATGAAAATTATACCTTACGTTTACCAAGACATGTTGTAGGTGCATTTGTAAATAATGAAGACCAAATGTATGCTTATGCAAAAGCCGAATTTGATAAACGCGAAAAACCGTTACCTCAATTTTTCGAATCTGATACAAAAACTAGATATAGAGTTAAGCAAGGTGATTATTTAGGGAAAATAGCTAGAAAATTTGGAGTAAGAGTTAGTCAGATTAAGCAATGGAATGGTTTAAGAAGTAATAACTTAAAAATAGGACAAAGACTTACGATTTACCCGCGTAATGGCGCATCTATCCAAAAGGTAAATGCTTCATCTTCAAGTAGCTCTGGTAATAATTCTTACAAAGGAAAAACATATATTGTGCAAAAAGGAGATAGTTTATGGAGTATCTCTCAAAAATTTTCAGGAATTTCTGTTCAAAATATTAAAGATTGGAATGGTATTAGTGGTACTAATTTAAAACCAGGAATGACATTAAAATTGTCTAAAAGCTAA
- a CDS encoding phosphoglycerate kinase, with protein sequence MKTLNDFNFKNKKALIRVDFNVPLDSNFNVTDATRIEAAKPTIIKILEDGGSCILMSHLGRPKGAQDEFSLKHIVSKVEDIIGVETQFIDNCVGDTVEQAASNLQPGKILILENLRFHEEETKGDKDFAEQLSKLGDIYVNDAFGTAHRAHASTTVVAQFFPESKCFGYLLEQEIKSIDKVMKTGEKPVLAVLGGAKVSSKITIIENILDKVDHLIIGGGMSFTFAKANGGKVGDSICEDDKMPLALEILKQAKEKNVQVHLPVDVIAADKFDNNANTQICDINAIPDGWQGLDAGPKSLENFKAVVLESKTILWNGPLGVFEMENFANGTIQLGNYIAQATKNGAFSLVGGGDSVAAVKQFGFEDKVSYVSTGGGAMLESLEGKTLPGIAAILE encoded by the coding sequence ATGAAAACGCTTAACGATTTCAATTTCAAAAACAAAAAAGCATTAATTCGTGTAGATTTTAATGTGCCTTTAGATTCAAATTTTAATGTAACAGATGCTACAAGAATAGAAGCAGCAAAACCAACAATAATTAAGATTTTAGAAGATGGTGGTAGCTGTATTTTAATGTCCCATTTAGGAAGACCAAAAGGCGCTCAAGACGAGTTTTCTTTAAAACATATTGTAAGTAAAGTAGAAGATATTATTGGTGTAGAAACACAGTTTATAGACAATTGTGTTGGCGATACTGTAGAGCAAGCAGCATCTAACCTTCAACCAGGTAAAATTTTAATTTTAGAGAACTTACGTTTTCATGAAGAAGAAACTAAAGGCGATAAAGATTTTGCAGAGCAATTATCAAAATTAGGAGATATTTATGTAAATGATGCATTTGGTACAGCACATCGTGCACACGCATCTACAACAGTTGTAGCGCAATTTTTCCCAGAAAGTAAATGCTTTGGATACCTTTTAGAACAAGAAATAAAAAGTATTGATAAAGTTATGAAAACTGGAGAAAAACCAGTATTGGCAGTACTTGGCGGCGCAAAAGTGTCTTCAAAAATTACGATAATAGAAAATATTTTAGATAAAGTAGATCACCTAATAATTGGTGGCGGAATGTCTTTTACGTTTGCAAAAGCCAACGGTGGTAAAGTAGGAGATTCTATTTGTGAAGACGATAAAATGCCTTTAGCTTTAGAGATATTAAAACAAGCAAAAGAAAAAAACGTACAAGTACATTTACCTGTAGATGTAATTGCTGCAGATAAGTTTGATAACAATGCAAACACTCAAATCTGTGATATTAATGCAATACCAGATGGTTGGCAAGGATTAGATGCAGGACCAAAATCTTTAGAAAACTTTAAAGCGGTTGTTTTAGAAAGTAAGACCATTTTATGGAATGGACCTTTAGGTGTTTTTGAGATGGAAAACTTTGCAAACGGGACAATCCAATTGGGTAATTATATAGCACAAGCTACTAAAAACGGAGCATTTTCTTTAGTTGGTGGCGGCGACTCTGTAGCTGCTGTAAAGCAATTTGGTTTTGAAGACAAGGTTAGTTATGTAAGTACTGGTGGCGGCGCAATGCTAGAAAGTCTAGAAGGAAAAACTTTACCAGGTATTGCTGCAATTTTAGAATAA
- a CDS encoding SPOR domain-containing protein — MKRLTLFFICYISVYNVFAQEQKTIVDSTFIDGVPFKSVNEFYIFGDVAVIGNNILSKDSKKPFNDRLEDNDNIKMKYVDIDDNPETFSSSQATLKLPNDVKKIAYAGLYWTATYAYEKGTRKSQKENYIYRGNGKRSPVLNQIQFKIPDQDYKSITGQVIYDGSTNTTHVINSPYVCYADVTNMLQELNNASGDYTVANVKATEGFLSGGSAAGWMLYVIYQSPTDNPKYISTYNGFALVNHKPVDITFKNFKSVNQGDVKTSIVVSALEGDNNLQYDQCAIIKANKNEFQSLSNGARYQQNFFNSTITNNSIINRDRLPNSENTLGFDIAQLDIPNYNNSLINNSMSETTLRLNTQSDRYYLYFTAFQTEISQAYFNDVVQDNTKTATTQVSVAPEIIRSNPETQPSYNTIEKRKPYQYTKKGLNSKSFNYLKRKKSTVVIGIEGGYYVVTNVFSDATKASRWTANLIKKGFDADVFVNPKNNWNYVYVLRSDTAEDAFKLMEELKTNYRYRDTWIFKANLD; from the coding sequence ATGAAACGCCTAACATTATTTTTTATCTGTTACATTAGTGTTTACAATGTTTTTGCGCAGGAGCAAAAAACAATTGTAGACTCTACTTTTATAGATGGCGTACCATTTAAATCTGTAAACGAATTTTACATTTTTGGAGATGTTGCTGTAATAGGTAATAATATACTTAGTAAAGACAGTAAAAAACCATTTAACGATAGGTTAGAGGATAATGACAATATTAAAATGAAATATGTAGATATTGATGATAATCCAGAAACCTTTAGCTCTAGTCAAGCCACACTTAAATTGCCAAACGATGTAAAAAAGATTGCCTATGCAGGTTTGTATTGGACAGCAACTTATGCGTATGAAAAAGGCACCAGAAAATCTCAAAAAGAAAACTATATCTATCGTGGCAACGGAAAAAGATCGCCTGTTTTAAATCAAATACAGTTTAAAATACCAGATCAAGACTACAAGTCAATTACCGGTCAAGTTATTTACGATGGATCTACAAATACAACACATGTTATAAACTCGCCTTACGTATGTTATGCAGATGTAACAAACATGTTACAAGAATTAAACAATGCATCAGGCGATTATACTGTCGCAAACGTAAAAGCTACAGAAGGATTTTTATCTGGCGGAAGCGCAGCAGGTTGGATGCTTTACGTAATCTATCAATCACCAACAGATAACCCTAAATATATTTCAACCTACAACGGATTTGCATTAGTAAATCACAAACCTGTAGATATAACATTTAAAAATTTTAAATCTGTTAATCAAGGTGATGTAAAAACCTCAATTGTAGTGTCTGCATTAGAAGGTGATAATAATTTACAATACGATCAATGTGCAATAATAAAAGCAAATAAAAACGAATTTCAGTCACTAAGTAATGGCGCAAGATATCAGCAAAACTTTTTTAATAGTACCATAACCAATAATTCGATAATTAACAGAGATCGATTACCAAATAGTGAAAACACTTTAGGATTTGATATTGCCCAATTGGATATTCCAAACTATAATAACTCTTTGATTAATAATAGTATGAGTGAAACAACGCTTAGATTAAATACACAATCAGATAGGTATTATTTATATTTTACAGCATTCCAAACAGAGATATCTCAAGCCTATTTTAATGATGTAGTCCAAGACAACACAAAAACAGCTACAACACAAGTTAGCGTAGCGCCAGAGATAATTAGGTCTAATCCAGAAACACAACCTAGTTACAATACAATAGAAAAAAGAAAACCATATCAATACACAAAAAAGGGATTAAATTCTAAGTCGTTTAATTATTTAAAACGAAAAAAATCTACAGTGGTAATTGGTATAGAAGGCGGATATTATGTGGTAACAAATGTATTTTCTGACGCAACAAAAGCTTCACGCTGGACAGCAAACCTAATAAAAAAAGGGTTTGATGCAGATGTATTTGTAAATCCTAAAAACAATTGGAATTACGTATATGTCTTACGAAGCGATACAGCAGAAGACGCCTTTAAACTAATGGAAGAACTTAAAACAAATTATAGATACAGAGATACATGGATTTTTAAAGCCAATCTCGATTAA